In Zunongwangia profunda SM-A87, the following proteins share a genomic window:
- a CDS encoding cyclase family protein: MEIVDLSQEIYDSMPVYKVLPQVSMKMHASHEEWEGIENPENPTPSVYSLKMSEHTGTHVDALNHMRKEDKGKSIDTMPLSTFYTEGICLDFSAKGLKEIITSEEIKKQLKLSNLDLKKGYTLLLCTNHYQKHFNTENWPNGPGISAEAARWLGEQKIAAFGVETMSPGIPGISNKEVHHICGELSFTHYENMINLDKLVGRGRFRFIALPLKIRGGTGSPVRAVAIFE; the protein is encoded by the coding sequence ATGGAAATTGTCGATCTTAGTCAGGAAATTTACGATAGCATGCCGGTTTACAAAGTCTTGCCGCAGGTAAGTATGAAAATGCATGCATCACACGAAGAATGGGAAGGCATCGAAAATCCTGAAAACCCAACCCCCAGCGTTTATTCGCTTAAGATGAGTGAACACACCGGTACGCATGTAGATGCATTAAACCATATGCGTAAAGAGGATAAAGGAAAATCGATCGATACCATGCCATTATCTACTTTTTATACTGAAGGGATTTGCCTGGACTTTTCAGCAAAAGGATTAAAAGAGATCATTACTTCCGAAGAAATAAAAAAGCAGCTTAAACTATCCAATCTCGACCTAAAGAAAGGCTATACTTTGTTGCTTTGTACCAATCATTATCAAAAACATTTTAATACTGAAAATTGGCCAAATGGCCCGGGAATTTCAGCAGAAGCTGCTCGCTGGCTTGGTGAACAAAAGATCGCTGCTTTTGGTGTAGAAACCATGTCGCCCGGCATACCCGGAATTTCCAACAAAGAGGTTCATCATATTTGCGGTGAGTTATCTTTTACGCATTACGAAAATATGATCAATCTGGATAAACTGGTTGGACGTGGGCGTTTCAGATTTATCGCCCTACCTTTGAAGATTCGCGGTGGCACAGGTTCTCCTGTTAGAGCCGTTGCGATTTTTGAATAG
- a CDS encoding arginine decarboxylase, with amino-acid sequence MNTKYRDLIDQTYYFPQEEFKLEGSELQFHDIDLMELVKQYGAPLKFTYLPKISDNINRAKGWFKAAMKNLDYKGTYNYCYCTKSSHFQYVMNEALKNDIHIETSSAFDINIVEKLKASGKLKDDAYVICNGFKRDQYVANIGRLINNGHKNCIPIIDNYEELSLLEDRINDDFEVGIRIASEEEPKFEFYTSRLGIGYKNIVPFYNQSIKDNDKVNLKMLHFFINTGIRDTAYYWNELNKCLKVYINLKRICPTLDSLNIGGGFPIKNSLAFDYDYQYMVEEIINQIQLACKEADVEVPNLFTEFGSFTVGESGGAIYEILYQKQQNDREKWNMINSSFITTLPDTWAISKKFVMLAINRWNDEYERVLLGGLTCDSDDYYNSEQNTNAIYLPKFKKDKPLYIGFFNTGAYQQTIGGFGGLQHCLIPQPKHVLIDKDENGKIFTKLFSEQQKAEDMLDILGYD; translated from the coding sequence TTGAATACCAAGTACAGGGATTTAATCGATCAGACTTACTACTTTCCTCAGGAGGAATTTAAATTAGAGGGTAGTGAGCTTCAATTTCATGATATTGATTTAATGGAGCTTGTTAAGCAATACGGCGCACCATTAAAATTCACTTATCTACCAAAAATTTCAGACAATATCAATCGTGCAAAAGGCTGGTTTAAAGCCGCCATGAAAAACCTTGATTATAAGGGAACTTATAATTACTGTTATTGTACAAAGAGTTCGCACTTTCAATATGTAATGAACGAAGCGCTTAAAAATGATATTCATATTGAAACTTCGTCAGCTTTCGATATTAATATCGTTGAGAAATTAAAGGCTTCCGGAAAACTGAAAGACGATGCTTATGTTATTTGTAATGGATTTAAGCGAGATCAATATGTGGCCAATATAGGCCGGTTAATTAATAATGGACATAAAAATTGTATTCCCATTATTGACAATTATGAAGAGTTAAGCCTGCTAGAAGATCGCATAAACGACGATTTTGAAGTAGGGATTAGAATTGCTTCTGAAGAAGAACCGAAATTTGAATTCTATACCTCTAGATTGGGGATTGGGTACAAAAATATTGTACCGTTTTACAACCAATCAATAAAAGATAATGATAAGGTGAATCTGAAAATGCTTCACTTTTTTATCAATACCGGGATTCGAGATACTGCTTATTACTGGAACGAACTTAATAAGTGTCTTAAGGTTTATATTAACCTTAAAAGAATTTGCCCTACATTAGATAGCCTGAATATTGGTGGAGGATTTCCTATCAAAAATTCACTGGCTTTTGATTATGATTATCAGTATATGGTAGAAGAAATCATTAATCAGATTCAGCTGGCCTGCAAAGAGGCAGATGTAGAAGTGCCTAATCTTTTTACCGAATTCGGAAGTTTTACCGTAGGAGAAAGTGGTGGTGCCATTTATGAAATCTTATACCAAAAGCAGCAAAACGATCGTGAAAAATGGAATATGATCAACTCCTCTTTCATTACGACATTACCAGATACCTGGGCAATTAGCAAAAAATTTGTCATGCTGGCCATTAATCGCTGGAATGATGAGTACGAGCGCGTACTGTTGGGGGGATTAACCTGTGATAGTGATGATTATTATAACAGCGAGCAAAATACCAATGCGATTTATCTCCCTAAGTTTAAAAAAGATAAGCCGCTGTATATAGGCTTTTTTAATACAGGAGCCTACCAGCAAACCATTGGAGGTTTTGGAGGCTTACAGCACTGTTTAATTCCACAGCCAAAACATGTGCTCATCGATAAAGACGAAAATGGTAAGATATTCACTAAATTATTTAGTGAACAGCAAAAAGCCGAAGATATGTTAGATATTTTGGGCTATGACTAA
- a CDS encoding pseudouridine synthase codes for MSRSDNSSGKKFSGRQGGSSRKKSYARGNAPIKRKNTALEKREDGMRLNKYIANAGICSRRDADIYIASGNVSVNGEVVTEMGYKVQLTDEVKFDGRSITPDKPEYFVLNKSKGVFVTGSVHKGGLTVMDIMAKASKSKLDPIGKLDTQTTGLLVFTNDGALAKKLANPKNGIRQIYHIKLDHALSQDDLEKIREGVYIESKKINVTDVSYVKDRPKTEVGMELTSTKPHIVQKIFKSLSYEILNLDRVVYGGLTKKDLPRGRFRTLTKQEVINLGNL; via the coding sequence ATGAGCAGAAGTGATAATTCTTCAGGGAAAAAATTTAGTGGAAGACAGGGCGGCAGCAGTCGTAAGAAATCGTATGCTCGTGGTAATGCACCCATAAAACGTAAAAACACTGCTTTGGAAAAGCGTGAAGATGGAATGCGTTTAAATAAATATATTGCTAATGCAGGTATTTGCTCACGTAGGGATGCCGATATTTATATCGCTTCCGGTAATGTTTCGGTAAACGGCGAAGTAGTGACCGAGATGGGCTATAAAGTACAATTAACCGATGAGGTAAAATTTGACGGACGAAGTATTACTCCAGATAAACCGGAATATTTTGTACTTAACAAATCTAAAGGTGTTTTTGTAACCGGAAGTGTACACAAAGGAGGATTAACTGTAATGGATATTATGGCGAAAGCTTCTAAATCTAAATTAGATCCTATTGGTAAATTAGATACCCAAACAACCGGTTTGTTGGTATTTACCAATGATGGTGCTTTAGCCAAGAAACTCGCTAACCCTAAAAACGGAATTCGGCAGATTTATCATATAAAATTGGATCATGCATTATCGCAAGATGATCTTGAGAAAATCAGGGAAGGCGTTTATATTGAAAGTAAAAAGATTAATGTGACGGATGTAAGTTACGTTAAAGATCGCCCTAAGACTGAGGTGGGAATGGAACTTACCAGTACAAAACCTCATATTGTACAAAAGATATTTAAGAGTTTAAGCTACGAAATATTGAATCTGGACCGAGTGGTTTATGGAGGGTTAACTAAAAAAGATTTACCACGAGGAAGGTTTAGGACCCTTACCAAACAAGAGGTAATTAACCTTGGAAATTTGTAG
- a CDS encoding deoxyhypusine synthase family protein encodes MNKGAISQFIEKYYLHFNAAALVDAAKDYEKQLEGGSKMLVSLAGAMSTAELGKIFAEMIRQDKVQIVSCTGANLEEDVMNLVAHSHYKRVPNYRDLTPKEEWELLEGGLNRVTDTCIPEEEAFRRIQEHIFKIWKEADDKGERYLPHEFLYKLLLSGVLEEYYEIDLKDSWMYAAAEKNLPMVVPGWEDSTLGNIFASYVIKGELKASTMKSGIEYMTFLADWYTENSKNGIGFFQIGGGIAGDFPICVVPMLYQDLERTDTPFWSYFCQISDSTTSYGSYSGAVPNEKITWGKLDINTPKHIIESDATIVAPLIFAYLLDM; translated from the coding sequence ATGAATAAAGGAGCGATTTCGCAATTCATAGAAAAATATTATTTACACTTTAATGCGGCAGCCCTTGTTGACGCGGCGAAAGATTACGAAAAGCAATTAGAAGGCGGTAGTAAAATGTTGGTTTCTCTTGCAGGAGCCATGAGTACGGCTGAGCTTGGTAAAATCTTTGCCGAAATGATTAGGCAGGATAAAGTACAGATTGTTTCCTGTACCGGTGCTAACCTGGAAGAAGATGTGATGAATCTTGTGGCGCACTCTCATTACAAGCGAGTACCTAATTATCGCGATCTTACGCCAAAAGAAGAATGGGAACTTTTGGAAGGCGGCTTAAACCGTGTTACCGATACCTGTATTCCAGAGGAAGAGGCTTTTAGAAGAATTCAGGAACATATTTTTAAAATCTGGAAAGAGGCAGACGATAAAGGAGAACGTTACCTCCCTCATGAGTTTTTGTATAAATTATTATTAAGTGGGGTTCTGGAAGAATATTATGAGATCGATCTTAAAGATTCCTGGATGTATGCTGCGGCAGAGAAAAATTTGCCTATGGTAGTGCCGGGTTGGGAAGATAGTACACTGGGGAACATTTTTGCATCTTACGTAATTAAAGGTGAGTTAAAAGCCAGTACCATGAAATCCGGTATCGAGTATATGACCTTTTTAGCCGACTGGTATACCGAAAATTCTAAAAACGGAATTGGTTTCTTTCAAATTGGAGGAGGAATCGCAGGAGATTTTCCAATTTGTGTGGTTCCAATGTTATATCAGGATCTGGAAAGAACAGATACGCCATTTTGGAGTTATTTCTGCCAGATCTCAGACTCTACCACAAGTTATGGTTCCTACTCTGGTGCCGTACCTAACGAGAAAATTACCTGGGGTAAATTAGATATTAACACACCAAAGCATATAATCGAGAGCGACGCAACAATTGTAGCACCACTAATATTCGCCTATTTGTTAGATATGTAG
- a CDS encoding cellulose synthase family protein — protein MDLAIIIIYTLALLVIFFYSISELQLLLNYLKAKKSIDNAEKFDLNNPAEIPKVTIQLPLYNEMYVVERLLRNIAKIDYPKDKLEIQVLDDSTDESVIKTTEIIAEIRQRGIDIQHIQRENRSGFKAGALKEGLEIAKGEFIAIFDSDFMPNPDWLKNTVPYFKNPEIGVVQTRWAHLNRDYSLLTKIQAFALDFHFILEQTGRNFGRHFINFNGTAGIWRKECILDAGNWSGDTLTEDLDLSYRAQLKKWKFKYLEDVETPAELPVVISAARSQQFRWNKGAAENFRKNYRKLVKEPSVSFGTKFHGFFHLLNSSMFLIVLLLGILSVPVLYIKNNNPAFSWYFNVLAGFGISTIIFFCCYFVPYAKIHGKSLKSFFNFMGMFITFFAVAMGFSVHNSLAVLEGHFGKRSEFIRTPKFNVNTFKDSWKGNKYLSNKFSENILIEALLFFYFAFAIYSAFKLNDFGLVLFHLMLFGGFGFVAFKSIFSKT, from the coding sequence TTGGATTTAGCGATTATCATAATATACACATTAGCCTTGTTGGTGATTTTCTTTTATAGTATTTCAGAATTGCAATTACTACTGAACTACTTAAAAGCAAAGAAAAGTATTGATAATGCTGAAAAATTCGATCTAAATAATCCTGCTGAAATCCCCAAAGTAACTATCCAGTTGCCACTTTACAACGAAATGTATGTGGTAGAACGATTACTACGGAATATCGCAAAAATCGATTATCCAAAGGACAAACTGGAAATTCAGGTATTAGATGATTCTACCGACGAATCGGTTATAAAAACCACTGAAATTATTGCCGAAATAAGACAACGTGGAATTGATATTCAGCATATTCAACGTGAAAATCGCAGCGGATTTAAAGCCGGTGCACTAAAAGAAGGATTGGAAATTGCCAAAGGAGAGTTTATAGCCATTTTCGATTCCGATTTTATGCCGAATCCAGATTGGCTTAAAAACACGGTTCCTTATTTTAAGAATCCTGAAATTGGCGTAGTGCAAACTCGCTGGGCGCATCTAAATCGTGATTATTCGCTGCTTACAAAAATCCAGGCTTTTGCTTTAGATTTTCATTTCATATTAGAACAAACCGGAAGAAATTTTGGGCGGCACTTCATTAATTTTAATGGCACGGCTGGGATCTGGCGCAAAGAATGTATTCTGGATGCCGGTAATTGGAGTGGTGACACCCTTACTGAAGACCTTGATCTAAGTTATCGTGCACAGCTTAAAAAATGGAAATTCAAATACCTGGAAGATGTTGAAACTCCGGCTGAACTTCCGGTAGTGATCAGCGCTGCACGCTCCCAACAATTTCGTTGGAATAAAGGTGCTGCTGAAAATTTCAGAAAAAACTATCGGAAATTGGTTAAAGAGCCTAGTGTTTCTTTCGGAACCAAATTTCATGGTTTTTTCCATTTACTGAATTCTAGTATGTTTTTAATTGTGCTATTACTGGGGATTTTAAGCGTTCCTGTATTATACATTAAAAACAACAATCCTGCATTTAGCTGGTATTTTAATGTACTGGCTGGATTTGGGATTAGCACCATTATTTTCTTTTGCTGCTATTTTGTTCCGTATGCCAAAATCCATGGTAAAAGTTTAAAATCATTCTTCAATTTTATGGGGATGTTCATCACTTTTTTCGCCGTAGCAATGGGGTTTTCGGTTCATAATTCTTTAGCGGTTTTAGAAGGGCATTTTGGTAAAAGATCAGAATTTATACGCACGCCAAAATTTAACGTCAACACATTTAAAGATTCCTGGAAGGGCAATAAATACTTATCGAATAAATTTTCTGAGAACATCCTTATCGAGGCCTTACTCTTTTTCTATTTTGCCTTTGCGATTTATAGTGCGTTTAAACTAAACGATTTTGGATTAGTCCTTTTCCATCTAATGCTTTTCGGTGGCTTTGGTTTTGTAGCTTTTAAGAGTATTTTTTCGAAGACTTAG
- a CDS encoding glycosyltransferase family 2 protein, producing MKKNSIIKVIIPAYNEADSIAKVIAEIPNIVDEVIVVSNNSTDDTEKNAQTAGATVLQEKRKGYGYACLKGMDYIANQNSTPDIIVFLDGDYSDYPSELTKIIAPIQQKNIDMVIGARVKKWREAGSMTFPQIFGNWLATTLMHLFFGAKFTDLGPFRAIKYEKLLKLNMQDKTYGWTIEMQLKALKQDFTYVEVPVHYKNRIGVSKVSGTLKGAIFAGVKILGWIFKYSFK from the coding sequence TTGAAGAAAAATTCAATCATAAAAGTTATTATCCCTGCATATAACGAAGCAGATTCGATTGCGAAAGTGATTGCTGAAATCCCCAATATCGTCGATGAAGTTATTGTGGTAAGCAATAATTCGACCGATGATACCGAGAAAAATGCTCAGACTGCCGGGGCGACCGTTCTTCAGGAAAAACGCAAAGGTTATGGTTATGCCTGCTTAAAAGGTATGGATTATATCGCTAATCAAAATTCAACTCCAGATATCATTGTTTTTCTGGATGGCGACTATAGCGATTATCCTTCAGAACTAACCAAAATTATTGCACCTATTCAGCAGAAAAATATCGACATGGTAATTGGAGCTAGAGTAAAAAAATGGAGAGAAGCCGGCTCAATGACTTTTCCTCAGATTTTTGGAAATTGGCTTGCTACTACTTTAATGCATTTATTTTTTGGAGCAAAATTTACTGATCTTGGTCCTTTTAGAGCAATAAAATACGAGAAACTGCTAAAGTTAAATATGCAGGACAAAACCTATGGCTGGACGATAGAAATGCAACTTAAAGCCTTAAAGCAGGATTTTACGTATGTAGAAGTACCGGTGCATTACAAAAACAGGATTGGCGTTTCTAAAGTTTCCGGAACGCTAAAAGGCGCTATCTTTGCAGGCGTAAAGATTTTAGGTTGGATATTCAAATATAGCTTTAAATAG
- a CDS encoding lipid-A-disaccharide synthase N-terminal domain-containing protein, producing MNMWVIYGIGFLAQLCFSARLVNQWLLSEKKNKVQTPTLFWQLSLLGAILFFVYGYLRKDLSIMIGQALIYYIYFRNLQLQDQWKPSNIFFKIAVILSPIVIAGYLLFFSELDWSKLFTGENIAIWLVILGTVGQIIYTGRFVYQWWYSEQHDESSLPWGFWIMSLTGSVIIFTYACFRTDPVLLSAHFFGGIVYIRNLFIIHKSGKKAKA from the coding sequence ATGAACATGTGGGTAATTTATGGAATTGGTTTTTTAGCGCAGTTATGCTTTTCTGCCCGTCTCGTCAATCAATGGTTACTCTCAGAGAAAAAAAATAAAGTTCAAACACCAACACTTTTCTGGCAACTTAGTTTACTAGGTGCTATACTTTTCTTTGTCTACGGTTATTTGCGTAAAGATTTATCGATCATGATTGGTCAGGCGCTTATTTACTATATCTATTTTAGGAATTTGCAACTTCAAGATCAATGGAAACCTTCTAATATTTTCTTTAAAATCGCAGTTATTTTATCTCCAATAGTTATTGCAGGTTATCTCTTGTTTTTCAGTGAATTGGATTGGAGTAAATTATTTACAGGAGAGAATATAGCCATTTGGTTAGTGATTTTGGGGACGGTAGGACAAATTATTTATACCGGGAGATTTGTTTATCAGTGGTGGTATTCAGAACAGCATGATGAGAGTAGCTTGCCCTGGGGTTTCTGGATAATGAGTTTAACGGGTTCTGTCATTATTTTTACGTATGCCTGTTTCAGGACAGATCCAGTGCTGTTATCGGCTCATTTCTTTGGGGGTATCGTATATATCCGTAATCTTTTTATTATCCATAAATCAGGAAAAAAGGCTAAAGCTTAA
- a CDS encoding lipid A deacylase LpxR family protein yields MTGNLKKFSIRNTWNIVLLLFPIVFYSQEINSTDVIHDFEGNRYFRLNYDNDFFMYSDDDYTQGLNFEFFHPWMERNPINHLFLRTSGTKDKFGLALEHSAFTPDVISDLEIRYGDRPYASALVLKSMKISDWKDKGMRLKSSFLLGIMGPSSLGGAGQIWIHEATGNWKPQGWDNQIRDDVIINYNIGIEKLLLNLNNYFSFYGESRVRFGTLFTDLNLGASATLGLVKSPLKENSRNSKFQIYLFCKGVTNLVGYNSLLQGGIFNRNSPYTISTSDINRLTAQYYYGLVIKSGLFYIEYYQTSMSREFKSGDPEDWGGFKIGVRI; encoded by the coding sequence TTGACAGGAAATCTAAAAAAGTTTAGCATACGAAATACTTGGAATATAGTATTACTCCTATTTCCGATTGTATTTTATAGTCAAGAAATTAATTCAACAGATGTAATTCATGATTTTGAAGGGAATCGCTATTTCAGGCTAAATTATGATAATGATTTTTTCATGTACTCGGATGACGATTATACACAAGGCTTAAATTTTGAGTTTTTCCATCCTTGGATGGAAAGAAATCCAATTAATCATCTATTTTTAAGAACGTCAGGTACAAAAGATAAGTTTGGACTGGCATTAGAGCATTCTGCTTTTACTCCAGATGTTATTAGTGACTTGGAGATAAGATATGGGGATAGGCCTTATGCTTCGGCATTAGTTTTGAAATCGATGAAGATTAGTGACTGGAAGGATAAAGGTATGCGATTAAAATCTTCCTTTTTATTGGGGATTATGGGGCCATCATCCTTAGGAGGAGCTGGGCAAATATGGATACATGAAGCTACTGGAAATTGGAAACCTCAGGGCTGGGATAACCAAATCAGGGATGATGTTATCATTAATTATAATATCGGTATTGAAAAATTACTTTTAAATCTTAATAATTATTTCTCTTTTTACGGGGAGTCTAGAGTAAGATTTGGAACCCTGTTTACAGACTTGAATTTAGGTGCAAGTGCCACTTTAGGACTGGTAAAGTCTCCTCTTAAAGAGAATTCTCGAAACAGTAAATTTCAGATTTATTTATTCTGTAAAGGGGTGACAAATCTTGTTGGGTATAATTCTTTACTGCAAGGGGGAATTTTTAATAGAAACAGTCCTTACACCATTTCTACTAGTGATATAAATCGATTAACAGCGCAATATTATTATGGTTTAGTGATTAAATCTGGCTTGTTTTATATAGAATATTATCAAACTTCGATGAGCCGAGAATTTAAATCGGGTGATCCCGAAGACTGGGGAGGTTTTAAGATCGGGGTAAGAATTTAA
- a CDS encoding putative hexosyltransferase produces MIKSLKLHKIPLLLCLTAAVFYWSFAYDLNREDFPKLITLYAGLFFLSFKVIQLLKTRFWLLAGIALIFRLIFILALPNLSQDFYRFIWDGRLLANGINPYLSTPDLLMKSAHFGSISEAQELVNGMGNLSASNYTNYPPLNQLIFAVAGWISGNSILFSVLIFRFFIVLSEVGILVFGRKLLKQLELPEYYIFWFLLNPFVIIECTGNLHFESVMGFFILLSFYFLWKQKWIISAIVLGLSVSVKLLPLMFLPLFLKFFSNNKNTSESSENRSFAAQISANLNDLKTIRWTNLLSYYTIVMLIVILGFLPFYNSAFLANFSKSIGLWFQKFEFNASIYYVIRWIGFQIKGYNIIADTGRILPVATFIIILIISLFRKIRSLKSLISGCVFALCFYFLLSTTVHPWYILTPLLLSIFTTYRFPIVWSFVAMLSYYAYGNGDFQENLWLITLEYVVVIGFAITEVFFPKKLSFSLFS; encoded by the coding sequence TTGATTAAATCCCTGAAACTTCATAAAATTCCATTGCTTTTATGTTTAACCGCAGCCGTTTTTTACTGGAGTTTTGCTTATGATCTTAATCGAGAAGATTTCCCAAAATTAATCACCCTTTATGCTGGTTTGTTTTTTCTGAGTTTTAAAGTTATTCAGCTTTTAAAAACACGGTTTTGGTTATTGGCTGGTATCGCTCTAATTTTTAGGTTAATTTTTATCCTAGCACTACCCAATCTTTCGCAGGACTTTTACCGGTTTATTTGGGACGGACGATTACTGGCCAACGGCATTAATCCCTATTTATCAACACCTGATTTATTAATGAAATCTGCTCATTTTGGTAGTATTTCTGAGGCGCAGGAACTGGTAAACGGGATGGGTAATTTAAGTGCTTCCAACTACACTAATTATCCACCACTAAACCAGTTGATTTTTGCAGTTGCCGGATGGATATCAGGAAATAGTATTCTTTTTTCAGTACTTATTTTTCGGTTTTTTATTGTTTTGTCTGAAGTTGGTATCCTTGTCTTCGGAAGAAAACTTTTAAAACAACTCGAGCTACCCGAATATTATATCTTCTGGTTTTTACTGAATCCTTTTGTAATTATTGAATGTACCGGCAACCTACATTTTGAAAGTGTCATGGGCTTTTTTATCCTCCTGAGTTTTTACTTTTTATGGAAACAAAAATGGATCATTTCAGCCATAGTTTTGGGCTTATCGGTTTCCGTAAAATTGCTTCCGCTTATGTTCTTACCCCTTTTTCTAAAGTTTTTCAGTAACAATAAAAACACTTCAGAAAGTAGCGAAAATCGAAGTTTCGCAGCTCAAATATCAGCTAATCTCAACGACCTAAAAACTATAAGATGGACTAATCTACTGAGTTATTATACTATTGTGATGCTTATAGTGATCCTAGGCTTTCTTCCATTTTACAATTCGGCTTTCCTGGCTAACTTTTCAAAAAGTATTGGGCTTTGGTTTCAAAAATTTGAGTTCAATGCGAGTATTTATTACGTCATTCGATGGATTGGTTTCCAAATAAAAGGCTACAACATTATCGCAGATACCGGTAGGATTCTTCCTGTAGCCACTTTTATCATTATCCTTATCATCAGTCTTTTTAGAAAAATAAGAAGCTTAAAATCGCTAATTTCGGGATGTGTTTTTGCGCTGTGCTTTTACTTTTTACTGTCTACCACTGTGCACCCCTGGTATATTTTGACCCCGTTATTGCTTTCGATATTTACAACATATCGATTCCCAATCGTCTGGTCTTTTGTAGCGATGCTAAGTTATTATGCCTACGGAAATGGGGATTTTCAGGAGAACTTATGGCTAATCACATTAGAATATGTTGTAGTTATTGGCTTTGCGATTACTGAAGTTTTCTTTCCGAAGAAATTAAGCTTTAGCCTTTTTTCCTGA
- the speB gene encoding agmatinase, translating into MSKKNYAGIPDKYARIDEAKVVLIPVPYDGTSTWQKGADKGPDAFLEASENMEVYDIETRSEVYKKGVYLAPAVTENSSPEKMVEAVYKTTKNYIAQEKFVTLFGGEHSISIGSIRAFNESFEDLTVVQLDAHADLRPEYEGSKCNHACAMYEASKKTNLIQVGIRSMDISETEHMDENQVYFGHDLYEDWMDDAIGQMTPNVFITIDLDAFDPSILPSTGTPEPGGLFWYETLEFLKLMFKKKNVVGFDIVELCPNKNEKSSDFLAAKLYYKMLSYKFKYQNYNEENDDE; encoded by the coding sequence ATGAGTAAAAAGAATTATGCCGGTATACCCGATAAATATGCCAGGATAGATGAGGCGAAGGTGGTATTAATTCCTGTTCCTTATGATGGTACCAGTACCTGGCAAAAAGGCGCAGATAAAGGTCCAGATGCATTTTTGGAAGCTTCAGAAAATATGGAAGTCTATGACATAGAAACCAGATCTGAAGTTTATAAAAAAGGAGTGTATTTAGCACCAGCCGTTACCGAAAATTCATCACCGGAGAAAATGGTAGAGGCGGTATATAAAACCACTAAAAATTACATCGCTCAGGAAAAATTTGTAACGCTTTTTGGAGGGGAGCATAGTATTTCTATTGGCAGTATTAGGGCTTTTAATGAAAGTTTTGAAGATCTTACTGTAGTTCAATTAGATGCACATGCCGATTTAAGACCAGAATATGAAGGTTCTAAATGCAATCACGCCTGTGCAATGTATGAGGCAAGTAAAAAAACCAATCTTATTCAGGTAGGAATTCGATCTATGGATATCTCAGAGACCGAACACATGGACGAGAACCAGGTGTATTTTGGTCATGATCTTTACGAAGACTGGATGGATGATGCTATTGGTCAAATGACGCCAAATGTATTTATCACCATAGATTTGGATGCTTTTGATCCTTCTATCTTGCCTTCTACAGGTACACCAGAGCCGGGAGGTTTGTTCTGGTATGAGACCTTAGAATTTTTAAAATTAATGTTTAAGAAAAAGAATGTAGTTGGCTTTGATATTGTAGAGCTTTGTCCAAATAAAAATGAGAAGTCTTCAGATTTTCTTGCGGCAAAACTGTACTACAAAATGCTAAGCTATAAGTTCAAATATCAAAATTATAACGAAGAAAACGACGATGAATAA